In a genomic window of Curtobacterium sp. MCBD17_035:
- the uvrB gene encoding excinuclease ABC subunit UvrB, with the protein MEPTRALRRFEVISEYEPSGDQPAAIAGLAGRINAGETDVVLLGATGTGKSATTAWLIEQVQRPTLVLAHNKTLAAQLANEFRGLLPNNAVEYFVSYYDYYQPEAYVPQTDTFIEKDSSINAEVERLRHSTTNSLLSRRDTVVVSTVSCIYGLGTPEQYMNASLALQVGQQISRDTLVRRFVAMQYQRNDVDFARGTFRVRGDTIEIIPVYEELAIRIEMFGDEIEALTALHPLTGNVVKELPAVTVFPGSHYVAATDVMHRAIGTIKEELAERLAELEQQGKLLEAQRLRMRTTFDIEMMEQIGFCSGIENYSRHIDGRAPGEAPHCLIDYFPDDFLVVIDESHVTVPQIGAMYEGDASRKRTLVEHGFRLPSAMDNRPLTWEEFLDRVGQKVYLSATPGRYELGVTDSVVEQIIRPTGLVDPQIVIKPSEGQIDDLLEEIRIRVDRDERVLVTTLTKRMAEELTDFLGNAGVRVRYLHSDVDTLKRVELLTELRQGVYDVLVGINLLREGLDLPEVSLVAILDADKEGFLRSSTSLIQTIGRAARNVSGEVHMYADKITDSMRQALDETERRREKQIAYNTERGIDPQPLRKKIADITEVLAREGADTRELLERRGAGDARRSPTPNLRREGLAAEGASQLESTIADLNEQMLQAAGELKFELAARLRDEVQDLKKALRQMEAAGHVR; encoded by the coding sequence ATCGAACCCACCCGAGCCCTCCGTCGGTTCGAGGTCATCTCCGAGTACGAGCCCAGCGGTGACCAGCCGGCCGCCATCGCGGGACTCGCGGGGCGGATCAACGCGGGCGAGACGGACGTGGTCCTGCTCGGCGCCACGGGGACGGGCAAGTCGGCGACCACCGCGTGGCTCATCGAGCAGGTGCAACGGCCGACCCTGGTGCTCGCCCACAACAAGACGCTCGCCGCGCAGCTCGCCAACGAGTTCCGCGGTCTGCTCCCGAACAACGCGGTCGAGTACTTCGTCTCGTACTACGACTACTACCAGCCCGAGGCGTACGTCCCGCAGACCGACACCTTCATCGAGAAGGACTCGTCGATCAACGCCGAGGTCGAGCGGCTCCGGCACTCGACGACGAACTCCCTGCTGAGCCGCAGGGACACCGTGGTCGTCTCGACGGTGTCCTGCATCTACGGCCTCGGTACGCCGGAGCAGTACATGAACGCGTCCCTCGCGCTGCAGGTGGGACAGCAGATCTCGCGGGACACGCTCGTGCGCCGCTTCGTGGCGATGCAGTACCAGCGCAACGACGTCGACTTCGCCCGGGGCACGTTCCGCGTGCGTGGCGACACGATCGAGATCATCCCCGTGTACGAGGAACTCGCGATCCGCATCGAGATGTTCGGCGACGAGATCGAGGCCCTGACGGCGCTGCACCCGCTCACGGGCAATGTCGTGAAGGAGCTGCCCGCGGTGACCGTGTTCCCCGGCTCGCACTACGTCGCCGCCACCGACGTGATGCACCGCGCGATCGGCACCATCAAGGAGGAACTGGCAGAGCGCCTGGCCGAACTCGAGCAGCAGGGCAAGCTGCTCGAGGCCCAGCGGCTGCGCATGCGCACGACGTTCGACATCGAGATGATGGAGCAGATCGGGTTCTGCAGCGGCATCGAGAACTACTCGCGTCACATCGACGGCCGCGCCCCCGGCGAGGCGCCCCACTGCCTGATCGACTACTTCCCGGACGACTTCCTCGTCGTCATCGACGAGTCGCACGTCACCGTGCCGCAGATCGGCGCCATGTACGAAGGCGACGCGTCACGCAAGCGCACGCTCGTGGAGCACGGATTCCGGCTGCCGAGCGCGATGGACAACCGCCCGCTGACGTGGGAGGAGTTCCTCGACCGCGTCGGTCAGAAGGTCTACCTGTCGGCGACGCCCGGCCGCTACGAGCTGGGTGTGACCGACAGCGTGGTGGAGCAGATCATCCGGCCGACGGGGCTCGTCGACCCGCAGATCGTGATCAAGCCGAGTGAGGGGCAGATCGACGACCTGCTCGAGGAGATCCGCATCCGTGTGGACCGGGACGAACGCGTCCTCGTGACCACCCTGACCAAGCGCATGGCCGAGGAGCTCACGGACTTCCTCGGGAACGCGGGCGTGCGTGTCCGCTACCTGCACTCGGACGTCGACACGCTGAAGCGTGTCGAGCTGCTGACCGAACTGCGGCAGGGCGTGTACGACGTGCTCGTCGGCATCAACCTGCTGCGCGAGGGGCTCGACCTGCCCGAGGTGTCGCTCGTCGCGATCCTCGACGCCGACAAAGAGGGCTTCCTCCGGTCGTCCACCTCACTCATCCAGACGATCGGTCGTGCCGCCCGCAACGTCAGCGGTGAGGTCCACATGTACGCCGACAAGATCACGGACTCGATGCGGCAGGCGCTCGACGAGACCGAGCGGCGCCGCGAGAAGCAGATCGCCTACAACACCGAGCGTGGGATCGACCCGCAGCCGCTCCGCAAGAAGATCGCGGACATCACCGAGGTCCTCGCGCGCGAGGGCGCCGACACGCGCGAGCTCCTGGAGCGCCGCGGGGCCGGCGACGCCCGTCGCTCGCCCACGCCGAACCTCCGCCGCGAAGGCCTCGCGGCCGAGGGTGCGAGCCAACTCGAGTCGACGATCGCGGACCTCAACGAGCAGATGCTGCAGGCGGCCGGCGAGCTGAAGTTCGAGCTGGCCGCGCGGCTCCGTGACGAGGTCCAGGACCTGAAGAAGGCCCTGCGACAGATGGAGGCCGCCGGACATGTCCGGTGA
- a CDS encoding MFS transporter, whose amino-acid sequence MTTAAKPAAAPVPVKASPFRGRLRGRVLLLLCVMYAISYVDRTNISTALPEMAKDLDLSTTAQGAIVSAFALPYAFVQMGGGWLGEKIGPRRSLLAIGVLWGVATIWTGLAGGVLSLFLARALLGLTEGSAFPTATQAMSRWIPRDRNGFAQGIVHSASRLGNALAPLLVAAIIAAAGWRESFIYVGLLSAIWAGFWWFLFRDRPETAPGISQRELDELPPAQVRATRPPVPWRQLIKQILPVSFVDFGYGWTLWVFLTWIPSFLADSYHLPLTTYAGYTSVILLAGVIGDTVGGIVSDRLIRRAGDARKARRTVLLIGLVGSAVCLLPLLFSHHLWLASASLMLSFFFLELTNANLWAIPMDVAPQWSGTASGMMNTGYGFAGVFSPIVFGWLVGVSGWQWPFALSVALLLGAAIVAWFMNPRRLTVTDGVLEIGVPAAERSA is encoded by the coding sequence ATGACCACCGCAGCGAAACCGGCCGCGGCCCCCGTACCCGTCAAGGCGAGCCCCTTCCGCGGACGCCTCCGCGGACGGGTCCTGCTCCTGCTCTGCGTCATGTACGCGATCTCGTACGTCGACCGGACGAACATCTCGACCGCCCTCCCCGAGATGGCGAAGGACCTGGACCTGTCGACGACGGCGCAGGGTGCGATCGTGTCCGCGTTCGCGCTCCCCTACGCCTTCGTCCAGATGGGCGGCGGCTGGCTCGGCGAGAAGATCGGTCCGCGCCGCTCGCTCCTCGCCATCGGTGTCCTCTGGGGCGTCGCGACGATCTGGACGGGCCTCGCGGGCGGCGTCCTCAGTCTCTTCCTCGCTCGCGCACTCCTCGGCCTCACCGAGGGATCCGCGTTCCCCACCGCGACGCAGGCGATGAGCCGGTGGATCCCCCGGGACCGCAACGGGTTCGCCCAGGGGATCGTGCACTCCGCCTCACGGCTCGGCAACGCCCTCGCCCCGCTCCTCGTCGCGGCGATCATCGCCGCCGCCGGCTGGCGCGAGTCCTTCATCTACGTCGGCCTGCTCAGCGCCATCTGGGCGGGATTCTGGTGGTTCCTCTTCCGCGATCGTCCGGAGACCGCACCCGGCATCTCGCAGCGGGAGCTGGACGAACTCCCGCCCGCCCAGGTCCGCGCCACGCGTCCGCCGGTCCCGTGGCGCCAGCTCATCAAGCAGATCCTGCCGGTCTCGTTCGTCGACTTCGGCTACGGCTGGACGCTCTGGGTGTTCCTCACCTGGATCCCGTCGTTCCTCGCGGACTCCTACCACCTCCCGCTCACGACGTACGCCGGCTACACGTCGGTGATCCTCCTCGCCGGTGTCATCGGCGACACCGTCGGTGGCATCGTCTCGGACCGACTCATCCGTCGTGCCGGCGACGCGCGCAAGGCCCGTCGCACGGTCCTCCTGATCGGGCTCGTGGGTTCCGCGGTGTGCCTGCTCCCGCTGCTGTTCTCGCACCACCTCTGGCTCGCGTCCGCCTCGCTCATGCTCTCGTTCTTCTTCCTCGAGCTGACGAACGCGAACCTGTGGGCGATCCCGATGGACGTCGCCCCCCAGTGGTCGGGCACCGCGAGCGGCATGATGAACACCGGCTACGGCTTCGCCGGCGTGTTCTCCCCCATCGTGTTCGGGTGGCTCGTCGGGGTGTCCGGGTGGCAGTGGCCGTTCGCCCTGTCCGTCGCACTCCTCCTCGGCGCCGCGATCGTCGCCTGGTTCATGAACCCGAGGCGCCTGACGGTCACCGACGGCGTGCTCGAGATCGGCGTCCCGGCGGCGGAACGCAGCGCCTGA
- a CDS encoding acyltransferase produces MQPAPAATDTNVTTPTRQNGRPRHLYEVDVLRILTFACVIGVHTTSHTTASDNHFYYALLALLHFTRLVFFSLTAFVLVYSYTLRPKPMSQFWPKRFLLVGVPYLAWSLVYVGSAWLLSATERGDVPLLVTDLAHGIVTGTAMYHLYFLLVTMQVYLLLPAIMWLVRRTRRHHVLLTVVALVVNLVVYGAYKYWPHSFDWMHGYSKQFFFMYVFFIVSGAVAADHAEAFLTWIRVRRRLIGWGVTGVGVLTLAVWAGQVLLGQSLYAAGTPLQPIEVVWSAAIGMGFLALGAAWADRRDPSTLLARVIDYGSDRSFGIFLSHPFVIFLLLYGDSWLERHVAQPWLTPVTYVLVIVLAVAITELFRWTPLSIPLTGRPSLGSRGAREARRRGRERLASAGGTTTTTARAVRDAGREPSSEAVEPDDALVGETDDVGGSHAER; encoded by the coding sequence GTGCAACCCGCCCCCGCCGCCACCGACACGAACGTCACCACACCGACACGGCAGAACGGCCGCCCGCGTCACCTGTACGAGGTCGACGTCCTGCGGATCCTGACCTTCGCGTGTGTGATCGGCGTCCACACGACGAGCCACACGACCGCGTCGGACAACCACTTCTACTACGCCCTGCTCGCGCTGTTGCACTTCACCCGCCTCGTGTTCTTCTCGCTGACGGCGTTCGTCCTCGTCTACAGCTACACACTGCGACCGAAGCCGATGTCGCAGTTCTGGCCGAAGCGGTTCCTGCTCGTCGGTGTGCCGTACCTGGCGTGGTCCCTCGTGTACGTCGGGTCGGCGTGGCTCCTCAGCGCGACCGAGCGCGGGGACGTCCCGCTCCTGGTGACGGACCTCGCGCACGGGATCGTGACCGGCACGGCGATGTACCACCTGTACTTCCTGCTCGTGACCATGCAGGTGTACCTGCTGCTCCCGGCGATCATGTGGCTGGTCCGACGCACGCGCCGTCACCACGTGCTGCTGACGGTCGTCGCGCTCGTGGTCAACCTGGTCGTCTACGGCGCGTACAAGTACTGGCCGCACTCGTTCGACTGGATGCACGGGTACAGCAAGCAGTTCTTCTTCATGTACGTCTTCTTCATCGTCTCGGGTGCCGTCGCCGCGGACCACGCGGAGGCGTTCCTCACCTGGATCCGGGTGCGTCGGCGACTCATCGGCTGGGGGGTCACCGGGGTCGGCGTGCTCACCCTCGCCGTGTGGGCGGGGCAGGTGCTCCTCGGCCAGTCCCTGTACGCGGCCGGCACCCCGCTGCAGCCGATCGAGGTCGTCTGGAGCGCCGCGATCGGGATGGGTTTCCTCGCGCTCGGCGCGGCGTGGGCCGACCGACGCGACCCCTCGACCCTCCTGGCGCGCGTCATCGACTACGGGTCCGACCGGTCGTTCGGCATCTTCCTGAGCCACCCGTTCGTGATCTTCCTGCTGCTCTACGGCGACAGCTGGCTGGAGCGGCATGTCGCGCAGCCGTGGCTCACGCCGGTCACGTACGTGCTCGTCATCGTGCTCGCCGTCGCGATCACCGAACTGTTCCGCTGGACGCCGCTCAGCATCCCGCTCACCGGGCGTCCGTCGCTCGGGTCCCGGGGTGCCCGGGAGGCCCGGCGCCGCGGCCGGGAGCGGCTCGCGTCCGCTGGCGGTACGACCACGACGACGGCTCGTGCCGTCCGCGACGCGGGACGCGAGCCCTCGAGCGAGGCAGTCGAACCGGATGACGCGCTCGTCGGCGAGACGGACGACGTCGGCGGGTCGCACGCCGAGCGGTGA